The DNA region CATAGCACGTAATGGAATTAAAACCCTTTGGCCACCAAACATCTCGGAACCTGCCAAGTATATTCTGGTGTTAGGAGGATAACCCATTGCCCGAAGGAGGAGGCCTACCTACatatttcaaaagaaattaattagtggAAGATCAGATCAGATCAGATTCAGGATACTTAACTAGCTTCTATCATGTAAGAAATGAATACCTCCAAAGCTGCTACTTAAATCAGAATTGAATTGAACTATGTTTTTTGCAATTACATTAAAAAGGCTCAGAGAATACCACAAAAGACAGGAACAACAAAGAACTCAAACCGAAAACCAAATCACTGTCTAGGCCCTATTTGGAAACATGTAGGGGTTCTTTGATGTAGGGTTTCCTTGAAATAATCTGTTCTTTtgtaaaaagaaattattatttggggttatttgggttaaatgactaaaatatgcaattatttaatgttataaaatataaagtaagagtattttagttaatgatttgattgatgaagtGATTGGAGATAGAACAATGagttatttgtattaaatgCAAATAATGATTCATCAAATAAGaccttgtttttgtttttgtatgtgGATCCGATTCCACGTacagaaacaaaataaatttctaaatgtGTTTCTCACTAAATTTAGTTTCCATACGCTTATGTATCTGGAAAAGGATCCAGATACGTGTTTTCAAATGGATCCCACACGGAGAAGGTTGCAGGTGAAAGTTTGTGCACTAAGGAAACTGCTCTGCAAATGTGATTATGAAAATATCAACCTAGGCCCATCCAAGGGCCATTTACTTCAATTGGTTAGAGTTGTTTGTCTTCCCAACAAAAGCTCTTTTGTTCTTATCTAGGAAAAGATTTTTGGacgacaaaaaaaaaacactatgAAATAACAAGAACAAGCCTCATGtaccataaaatatataaaataggaACCTCATTGATTCATGGGCAGAGATTAACAAAGGATTAAATTTTTCGTATTGTGTTCAAATTAGACTAGTATAACCTGAAATTGATGTGCAAAATAAGAAAGTAAATCATCGCAATCTCTTGCCAAATGCCATTTTAACCTGACAGTAAATAGAAGTACTGGTCTTCTAAATGAAATGGAAACGCATACAGATAAAATAAGAGTATGACTAGTTATACCTCTTCAGGCATGAGGGGGCATGATCCATTTGCCTTTCTAACATGTGAATCAATATCCATTTCTTTAATTATTCCTTCCTTGATCATCTGTTTTCTTCGGTATTGTATAAGCTCGGTGTGGACATCCTATGAGAAATTAACAATGAGGATGTTGAAACAGAAAAGTACCAGAAATATAAAACTAAGCAGCAGtgctatatttatatatatatttttatttaccaCCAACCAGGGTACAAATACAGGTCACTGTTAAACTTTGTAGTAACTGACCTGAAAAATCTGAGCACAACCATGGTAAGCTAATGTATCTCGCACAAGACCAGGATGAAAAACAATGTAATGTTGGCCAGAAACTCTTAACCTGTGGAAGAGAGGTATACTTAGAATTTTATATTGCTCTAGAAGGCAACACAAAGAATATCTATGAATCAAAAGACAACTTGCGCCATAGACAAATCTTCGCTCTCCACCTTCACTAGAAATTATTTGGTACTCCACTCAACTTAGCACCAAAtgagcctatttgaaaactatTACTTTGCCACAATCACGAATCCAATAAAATCACCTACGTgaaattgaaagtgattttttttggGTATGTAATTGTTTTCTGGATCATGatccatatatattttaatcaagattttatagtgtaatttttgtttcattttctatGAAAATCATGATCTACTTTATTTGCTACATGATtgtgattttttgaaaaatataacaaatgtatattatttttgtatcatGATACTGAATAGTTTATCTGAGACTATTACGGGTCAACCTTTTGTTGCATTAAATATCTTTGAATAAGTTAGGTTGCAACTAAAATATAGCGGAACTGGAActaagaagaagaaattgaaaacgTACATTTGACAACTGAGGGTCATTGATACTCGGGTAAGCCAATGTGAAGAAGCTGAATaaaccaaattatttttcataactAAACACTTTGACAAGCAAAAAATGAGATATGTCTACTAATTTCTTAGATCTATCTGTAATCTGATCAAGGCATTAATCAATACATAATAAGATACTGAGTTTAGTTTCCAAATATAATCTCATCTAGATACAAAAACTTTGCTTCATGCATCATGAAATCCTATCATAAAATCCTAGATTGAGTAGTCAGAGATTGTCATACCTTTTAACCATCAGTTGTCCAAGAGCCAAAATTTCTGATCGGAATTGAAGTGCATGGAAGGCCACTCGACATCTAAGCCTCTGATATTCAGCCATGCTAGGAGGAAGAATAGCCTTGAGGGGTAAAAAAGAGACAACTttagaattatatttttcagAGTTCAGGCTGCATATTGAAATACCatattttatttccattttatAGTTCAGGTATGTTAAGAAGCATAAATATATTAcaagaaaaacaattttttgTTCAACTTAGACATGCAATGATATCATCTCAAAATTCTAAACACACTCTCCCCAACCAACAATTGCAGTGAAACAAAGCAGTAATTAACCGGTTAAAGCTCTTGAGTACCATCAAATGAGTCAAATGACATAGCATGCCAGTTTAATTAATTCTAAAGGGAATAATGTAGCTCTACACCTTAAGCATGTAAGCGTAAAAGATGAATGTGTTGATGGATATGACACATTTTGCAGAAGCAGTTGCTTAAAAAAGATAAGCACGGAGAAAATAAATTACCTCCAGACAACTTCCGCCTCTAATCACAAATCCAATAacctttgatttttttaacttCGGCAAGACTTCTTTAATGTAGAAACTAACAGATGTTGAACCTTTCGGTCTAAAGATTGGAAACAGTTTTCTTTTTCTGGCTTTCTGAAATTCGGGAGGAAGGCTACTTATGATATTGATATCATTCTTTAGCCCATCTATGAACTGATCCACATCGTAGAGATATGAAAAACTCTTGAATTTTGAACTGCACAGAACATTCAATAGTTAAATATTAGTGCGGGAaagccaaaaataaaaaaatacacaagTACTGCAATGTCAACTTCATGGAAGAGTGAGCAAAACCTAATGCCTTTTGACTGGGTGCATTCTTGAATTTCAGGAATGACCAGGGTGGCATTAAGAAGCCTGGAAATGGCAACAAGATCACATATCTAACAAATTGAAACTCCGTTAGAACTTTTAGCAGGTAGTTATAACATGTAGAAACTCTTCTTGACAACTAGAATATACCGTCGTTCTTATTTTCTCAAATCCACCATACACTTTTGCATAAATGAAACCATTATTCTGCTCCACTGGAACTGAAACAAGCAAATGAAGATGAAAGTCATGATTTTAGCTTCGTCTAAAGCCAAATCACTCAATTCCTGTACAATCTCTAACtcaaagaaagaaaatagaCTGTACACTTCGAAGTGCAGGATGCAAACCCTAATCTGTTGCCTCCACCACCAACAAAATttgaaagttaataaaataaactgtCAGAACACTGTCTTACAAAGAATCTAGAATGACTGCTTGAGGTTTTCAGATCATTCCTGATATTCACCATTGTATAAGGTGTTTTGTGAAGTGAACTTTAAGCCAGGTGTAATTGTTTATCCAAGATTTAAGGCATAAATTTCATTATTCCAGTAGCTATGAATCATAGATACAACGATGATGTTTGATGAACAAACGAGATTAAAAATCATATGAGTTGCTACGTTCTATTGTCCTTTACCTAATTTTTGAAGTTAGAAAAAATAACCCAAAGATGATTAGAGATAAGCTATGTTCTAACACATCACCTGAATATTCGGTTCGAGGATTTGCATGAGGTTGCAATGCATCCAAAGATATAACATTTTTCCACAAATTCTTGTAGCCAGAGACCTGTATGAATTAAATGCAAAAACAAAAGTGAAGCATAAGGGCATTGATAATTGATCCCATAAAAAAAACTGTAtcataagaaagaaaaaacaaaagtgTTACCTGCCTACCCTGAATATTAAGATTAAGATCTTCTGAAAAACCCGCAAGTGCACTATACAGAACTAGATCAGTACTTGAATATTTGGCAAGAAGTAAGTGAACAAACAAAGAGAAAAGGGACAAGATTAATCCTCCAAAGGCAGCCCATTTTATACTGGATTTGAAGATCATCTTGTTTCACACCAAAACATCCCTCTAGAGAGTAGTAGCATGCAACATTTACCCCCACCCAGCAATAAGATTCTAGCAGCTGAAACAACAACATATACTTTATTAATAAcatgagtatttatataaataaataaaattgatttcatAAACTCATGATAGATGATAGTACAATTATTTCTTCTATAAACTGATAATCTCCTTTACTAAAACCTAGAAGAATCCTAAAAGTGAACTGATTGGCAAATGGGTTCTCAGTAATTGAACAGTAGACCAACGATTGCCTAATTTGCACGCATACATTCATTGAGTATTCGAGAGATTGAGAGATACAGAATGGCACCTTAGAAATCAATACGAAGAACAAGGAGGAATTTAAAAGGTTTTCGACTGCTCCACCGACGTCCGTTGAGAAGCCGATGATCGTTAAAAATTTGATCTTTATGCTCGCTCGACCACTACAGACAAACTACGTACCAAAAGTGCAGATCTGGCATGTCTCTACTTTCAATTTATCAGTTttattcagaaaaaaaaaataatcagttatttattattaactttcaAATTACTagtttttttggtatttttttcgATAACCTTTTGattaatccaaataatctaATTTCCATATATTATTAGTTGTGAAACCTTCAGATCATGTGGCAatagagaataaaaatatttaacaagtttttacaAACAAGATCATTTGCAATTCtacattttaaaagaaaaaatatttacctacttaaaaataagaataggCATGACAAAATGTCTAAGGACAGATTAATTTGAATCTATCAAAAATTATACGAGTTTGTGTATCTCTTAAATAAGTAACGCTACttatacaaagaaaaaaaatgaaaaataagaagGGTGATGCTTCACTTTTGTGTATAAGTGTCATTTTATGAGTAAGATACAAATCGTGATTATAAGGAATCGATAGTTGGGTGaatcatattataaaatttatttattagttttttttaatttatatataattaaatatcattatcaATACTTGGGTGAAtcatattacaaaatttatttattaaaatatattttatttatttttaatatatatatatatattattattattattaaatattaatattttatattttttttaatattcttaaaatcaacattaatcaagatttttttaactaatttaatgtttaataaacaaaattctactaaaatattagttttgatTCTcactataaataatatatatttaagttaaagttggataataaatatattatttcaagtcactaaataatttgtaaaaataattctcTAAGAATAAAAtttcacaaattatttaaaatgtattaggTTGAAAGGTAAGTCATGACTATGATTAAGAATCTCAATATGGCCAGATCTGGTTATTTTTCGTCTATTCTACTTTGGAGATTGTTTTATTATCATCTTTGTCCCGTTTGATTTTGGAGAATTATCGCGGGGCACCGTTATATCATCCTTACCCATCTCAATCAACTACCGATTAAGGGGATAAAAAACCGTCTCCGAcagaataattcaaataaaaaccgcataataaaaaattaaaattatcatcatTGAGTTAGGCTAGTTCCaaactttcaaaaaatatatatatataattaaaaaaatgtaaataaaaaaaaaagaatgtttTTCTCGAAATGGGCTTGAAGCCTTTAAACTTGGAAGCCCAAAACTAAATCTGTTCAGACAGACAATCTCTCTTATAGTTTCTCCATGTTTGACTCTCCTCCTCAGGATTCATGAACAGACCCTTATCCCCTTCATTATCGCAATCTCTCACTCTCTCTTAAGACTTTCCATTTCAATCCTATGAACCACTAAACAACTGTATAATTCTTTCTCGATCAATTCTATAGTCATACATAAATCTTTCTATGTCGGTTCGTAAATGATAGAGAAATGTCTTTCTTGCTTCCACCATTCAAATGTCCACCCGAAGCCTTCTCCATAACTCTCAGAACTCACCACAACCCCTGCACTCAATTATGTTAGTTCCTATCACTCCCTCAATTGCTTCATTCTATAAACTGATCTGTTAGTATGTAATTGACTCCTTATGAACGCAATGCAAGCTAAATGTATATCTGTTGAGATTCATTTTTCTGTTTAATGTTCATACTATGTGTTATCATTACCAGCTAGGGTATTTTTTAGTTGGGTTGGAGAAAAAACTGATCTTGCTTATTGATAGAAGTTTTATGGCGGTTTGGTTTAATTTTCCCTATTTTCATGTTGAACTAGATAAAGGGTGTCCATTTGTGGGATTCATTTGCATTAATATGAAAAGTTATCTTATATGTTCTTCTGATAATGTCTACAAAACAAATTGCAGCAAAAGGTAAAGAGCCTACATGTCTCCGAACACAATGTGTTTTCTCCACGGTAGCTCCAGTAGCATCAGCTACAATGACCTCGGTTCTTGATATGGAAAAGTTATGGGTTTCATTGGAAAGTCAGTCTCGCCATGTTGTTGCAGATAAACCTTtgacatacattgggataacagGGCCACCTTCTCAGGTAAGAAGTAATATCAGGATTTTATTGAGTTTTGCTTCATAGTATTCAAGCTAAATTCCAACAGTTGGTTCCTTTGGGGCCTTTGTTGAATCTGAGATTAGAGTATAATGTGCAGGTAAACCTTGATGCAACTCTTGCTAGTGAAGAAGCTACTATAGCAGCTGCAGCTGCAGAAGCAGTTGCTCTAGCGAAAGCGGCTCTTAGAGTTGCAAAAGATGCAGCTTTGATGGTTGGAAACAAATCCAAAATATCTGGAGAACATACTGTGGATTTTGATAGAGTTCATCCAAAAACAACACATGAAATTGCTGTTTTAGGTGATCCCATTTCATCTGAACATGTATGGTGGAAGGACAGTCTGCTTCAAATTCCCATTAAAGAATCTCACAATGGGTTGGAACCTACTGAAAAAGAGCTTGAACATCTTGAGGAGCAAATGTCTGAAAGCAAAACTGTCAGGTCCTCACGTCAAACTgaaagaaaggaaagaagaaCTAGAGCAGTTGGAAAAGCGTCCGTTAATGTTGTGTCTGTAAAGAGCGGCTCTTCAAGCAGAAGAAAGCGTGCTCCAGCTCAAGAAATAGACTACTCTGACCCTTTACGTTACTTGAGAGCTACTACAGGTAGCTCTAAACTTCTAACAGCTACTGAAGAACACGATTTGTCAGAAGGAATTCAGGTACATGCCATTATTGTACAAAATAAAGGATCGATTAACGATTTgtgtattttttgtttgatcttatttcttttgttGATTATAGACTTTATATTTACATAACAGAGATTTcatgatatattttattgttggctttggttatatttgaaaacactttcatttttttctctctgGTTAATGCTATACTTATGTTGTTTCCATGATATGATTTGTAGGTACTATTGAAATTGGAAAAACTGCAAGAAGAACTTGTAGAACGATTTGGGGGGCAACCCACATTTGCACAATGGGCTGCAGCAGCTGGCATTGATCAAAAAACATTGAGAGAGCGTTTAAGCTATGGTGTTCTTTGCAAAGATAAAATGATCAAAAGCAACATACGGCTCGTTATTTCCATTGCTAAAAACTATCAAGGAGTTGGGATGAATCTTCAAGATCTTGTTCAGGAAGGATGTCGAGGCCTTCTTAGAGGTGCAGAAAAATTCGATGCTTCAAGAGGTTTTAAGTTCTCTACCTATGCTCATTGGTGGATCAAACAAGCTGTTCGGAAATCCCTCTCCGATCAGTCCAGAACTATTCGCCTACCAGTAAGTTTGTTGCATCCGATTATCTGGATCTGTGTCCATATACAGAAacgtaaaaataataataattcatgtgTTTTTTTATGCGATTCTGCAGTTCCACATGGTTGAGGCAACTTACAGAGTGAAGGAAGCGCGAAAACAATTGTTTAGCGAAAATGGAAGATATCCTGCTAATGAAGAGGTTGCAGAAGCAACCGGCCTCTCAATGAAGAGGCTCGAAGCCGTACTAATGACCCCTAAAGCTCCAAGATCGCTTGACCAAAAGATAGGCATCAACATGGATCTCAAGCCTTCGGTCtgtccattttttttttcattaatgtaacaaaaactatttattaaatttgcGTTAATGTATAAATTTGCTTTCAGGAAGTGATTTCAGATCCAGAGGCGGAAACATCTGAGGAAATATTGATAAAGCAGTTTATGAGGGAGGATCTGAAAAAAGTACTCGACACCCTGAACCCTAGGGAGAAGCAGGTGGTTAGATGGCGGTTTGGACTTGAAGATGGAAGGATGAAGACATTGCAGGAGATTGGGGAACTGATGGGGATAAGCAGAGAAAGAGTAAGACAAATAGAATCATGTGCATTCAGAAAGTTGAAGAACAAGAGGAGAACTAAACAATTGCAGCAATATTTGGTTTCATAAACTGTTGTTGTTTGCGCAAAGTTTATGCATTCATTCCTCCCCTATTAAATGTTATGGTTTACTTCTCAGGGTTAAAAAACAACACATTTTGTTTGTgcataaaatacatttttttttacttaattgtATCATCTATGTAGTTAAGTTCTCAATTTTCCTATAtcaaagataataaattattcgaATTTGAGCCTATTTGAAAAACTGTATTGTGTTGGcaataactaaaattttgttattttttgtgGCAATACGAAGATAATCTTTCTATTAATTATAGAATTTTTCAAGAGAAAAAATATGACATTGTTAAGATCCGaagtttcattttcttttactcTCGCAATTATCCAGAAGAAAGGAATATGCATagtatgttattttatttgttataaagattattttttgaattattattcagattaatttttgaattattatatacattattttttaatgatttgaacattacatttgttttttgttataagcaattaattattttttttcaacaataaaaagcATGATCCTAACACCTAATACATTTTTAAGTGAGAATTTTATAAgcaattattttcttttagatcaactttttttaagcaaatattttttttttagaagatGTTTTAACAATATCTCACATCACCTTAATTACATCATTTTAATAAAGGGAAAAATCAAACTTTAGATTAGGGGATACCTGTCAAGGCACATTGAACTTAtaagaattgtttttttttcatattttgttatGTCAATAAAATTAGACAATGGAACATATATTCTTCCATCTTAGACTAATCAGATAATCAAAACAACTAATATTGTAACTGACATGGTGTGTTTTCTTTTGCCCAAACTCCATAGTCTTATCCAAAACAAATATGTCCAGAAAAGAGAATAAAGATGCTTCTAGTGATTTCAGCCTGCACCCAAATACTCTAGTTTTGTTCTT from Impatiens glandulifera chromosome 5, dImpGla2.1, whole genome shotgun sequence includes:
- the LOC124940760 gene encoding protein EMBRYO SAC DEVELOPMENT ARREST 30-like; protein product: MIFKSSIKWAAFGGLILSLFSLFVHLLLAKYSSTDLVLYSALAGFSEDLNLNIQGRQVSGYKNLWKNVISLDALQPHANPRTEYSVPVEQNNGFIYAKVYGGFEKIRTTICDLVAISRLLNATLVIPEIQECTQSKGISSKFKSFSYLYDVDQFIDGLKNDINIISSLPPEFQKARKRKLFPIFRPKGSTSVSFYIKEVLPKLKKSKVIGFVIRGGSCLEAILPPSMAEYQRLRCRVAFHALQFRSEILALGQLMVKRLRVSGQHYIVFHPGLVRDTLAYHGCAQIFQDVHTELIQYRRKQMIKEGIIKEMDIDSHVRKANGSCPLMPEEVGLLLRAMGYPPNTRIYLAGSEMFGGQRVLIPLRAMFTNLVDCTSLCSKQELMSLVGPELDLPETHFQFPPTKTEKQLKEEWDKAGPRPRPLRPPPDRPIYQHEKEGWYGWVNEKEFEANPSLYELRMEAHRLLWAAVDYIVSVEADAFFPGFNNDGSGWPDFSSMIMGHRLYEMASARTYRPDRKYLVELLNSTKDSIYHPKRNWTLLIRAHLNKSMDEEGLRREFISSKPKSFLSHPIPECACTMVKRSNEAPFEGVDECPKWMVTDFKNKVQQNLREDNEVEEDNIDIMEGQSEQEDVRNGTIPSIEEDEEMDPND
- the LOC124937819 gene encoding RNA polymerase sigma factor sigB, whose amino-acid sequence is MSFLLPPFKCPPEAFSITLRTHHNPCTQLSKGKEPTCLRTQCVFSTVAPVASATMTSVLDMEKLWVSLESQSRHVVADKPLTYIGITGPPSQVNLDATLASEEATIAAAAAEAVALAKAALRVAKDAALMVGNKSKISGEHTVDFDRVHPKTTHEIAVLGDPISSEHVWWKDSLLQIPIKESHNGLEPTEKELEHLEEQMSESKTVRSSRQTERKERRTRAVGKASVNVVSVKSGSSSRRKRAPAQEIDYSDPLRYLRATTGSSKLLTATEEHDLSEGIQVLLKLEKLQEELVERFGGQPTFAQWAAAAGIDQKTLRERLSYGVLCKDKMIKSNIRLVISIAKNYQGVGMNLQDLVQEGCRGLLRGAEKFDASRGFKFSTYAHWWIKQAVRKSLSDQSRTIRLPFHMVEATYRVKEARKQLFSENGRYPANEEVAEATGLSMKRLEAVLMTPKAPRSLDQKIGINMDLKPSEVISDPEAETSEEILIKQFMREDLKKVLDTLNPREKQVVRWRFGLEDGRMKTLQEIGELMGISRERVRQIESCAFRKLKNKRRTKQLQQYLVS